In Chanodichthys erythropterus isolate Z2021 chromosome 18, ASM2448905v1, whole genome shotgun sequence, the following are encoded in one genomic region:
- the brms1la gene encoding breast cancer metastasis-suppressor 1-like protein-A, with amino-acid sequence MPVHSREKKESNHEEMEVDFGEQEGSSSEDEDTESSSVSEDGESSEMDDEDCERRRMECIDEMTNLEKQFTDLKDQLYKERLSQVDAKLQEVMSGKAPEYLEPLATLQENMQVRTKVAGIYRELCLESVKNKYDCETQAALQHWESEKLLLFDTVQSELEEKIRRLEEDRHSIDITSELWNDELQSRKNKKKDPFSPDKKKKPVVVSGPYIVYMLQDLDILEDWTAIRKAMATLGPHRVKTDVSSKSEKHQHNARSEDGRLFYDGEWYSRGQAICIDKKDEYPTSAIITTINHDEVWFKRVDGSKSKLYISQLQKGKYTIKHA; translated from the exons ATGCCAGTGCACTCGAGAGAAAAGAAGGAGAGCAACCATGAAGAGATGGAGGTGGATTTCGGTGAGCAAGAGGGGAGCAGTTCAGAAGATGAGGACACCGAGAGCTCTTCTGTCTCTGAGGATGGAGAAAGTTCAG AAATGGATGATGAGGACTGTGAAAGGAGAAGGATGGAATGCATTGACGAAATGACCAATCTAGAAAAACAATTCACTGACCTCAAAGACCA GTTATATAAAGAGAGATTAAGTCAAGTTGACGCCAAACTCCAGGAAGTGATGTCAGGAAAGGCCCCCGAGTACCTGGAACCTCTTGCAACTCTTCAGGAGAATATGCAAGTTAGAACTAAAGTTGCAG GTATCTACAGAGAGTTGTGCCTGGAATCAGTGAAGAATAAATATGACTGTGAAACCCAAGCAGCACTCCAGCACTGGGAG AGTGAGAAACTCTTATTATTTGATACGGTTCAAAGTGAACTGGAGGAGAAGATCAGACGTTTGGAGGAAGACCGCCACAGTATAGATATTACCTCAG AGCTCTGGAATGACGAGTTACAATCAAGAAAAAACAAGAAGAAAGATCCCTTCAGTccagacaaaaagaaaaagcCTGTTGTTGTGTCAG GGCCATATATAGTTTACATGCTGCAAGACCTGGATATACTGGAGGACTGGACTGCTATTAGAAAG GCCATGGCAACATTAGGACCTCACAGAGTAAAGACTGATG TCTCTTCAAAGAGTGAGAAACACCAGCACAATGCCCGCTCGGAGGATGGACGCTTGTTTTACGATGGGGAATGGTACAGCCGTGGGCAAGCCATATGTATTGACAAGAAAGACGAGTATCCTACGAG TGCTATAATAACTACAATCAATCATGATGAAGTCTGGTTTAAACGAGTCGATGGGAGCAAGTCAAAACTCTATATCTCACAGCTTCAGAAAGGCAAATACACCATAAAACATGCCTGA